One window of the Sulfitobacter alexandrii genome contains the following:
- the dksA gene encoding RNA polymerase-binding protein DksA has translation MPGLNTVEGQSMKQEVFLPDDYSPAEDEPFMNDKQLEYFRRKLLNWKAELLAGSRDTIEGLQDGTRNIPDVADRASEETDRALELRTRDRARKLVGKIDAALRRIDEGEFGYCSVTGDPISLKRLDARPIATMSLEAQEKHERREKVHRDD, from the coding sequence ATGCCAGGGCTAAATACTGTTGAGGGACAATCGATGAAACAGGAAGTTTTCCTGCCGGACGATTATTCGCCGGCTGAAGATGAACCATTCATGAACGACAAGCAGCTTGAGTATTTTCGGCGCAAGCTGCTGAACTGGAAGGCCGAGCTGTTGGCGGGCAGCCGTGACACCATCGAGGGGCTTCAGGACGGCACGCGGAACATTCCCGACGTCGCGGACCGCGCAAGCGAAGAGACCGACCGCGCGCTGGAGCTGCGCACCCGTGATCGCGCCCGCAAGCTGGTGGGCAAGATCGACGCGGCGCTGCGGCGGATCGACGAGGGCGAATTCGGCTACTGCTCGGTGACCGGGGATCCGATCTCGCTGAAGCGGCTCGATGCGCGCCCCATCGCGACCATGAGCCTCGAAGCGCAGGAGAAGCACGAACGCCGCGAGAAGGTCCACCGCGACGACTGA
- a CDS encoding FAD-dependent monooxygenase yields MRISNAIVIGAGIGGLATAAALARRGVAVTLLERAERLGEVGAGLQVSPNGMAVLRALGLEAELTRKEAVPGRAVVLQTQRGREVARLDLERLRPTQRYVFLHRADLVDMLAGIARRANVSFEFATPVASVRPGPVPQVQLQGGGTRQAEVVIAADGIHSVARPVLNGADGAAFTGQVAWRALVENTVGHPAEARVGMGPGRHVVSYPVRGGRLVNLVAVEERESWAAEGWNRPDDPAHLRAAFAGFSGPAADLIGAVRDVTLWGLHRHPVAQVWQRDGVALLGDAAHPTLPFLAQGANMALEDAWVLAGLLAERGQAGLAAYQSARHARVERVIRAASRNAWRYHLRPGPIRLAAHAGLSAVSRVAPGLMVGAFDWLYGYDVTRP; encoded by the coding sequence ATGCGGATTTCCAATGCCATCGTGATAGGCGCCGGGATCGGCGGGCTGGCCACCGCCGCGGCGCTGGCGCGCCGGGGTGTAGCGGTGACCCTTCTCGAGCGCGCGGAGCGGCTGGGCGAAGTGGGTGCCGGCCTTCAGGTCAGCCCGAATGGCATGGCCGTTCTCCGGGCGCTGGGGCTGGAGGCGGAACTGACCCGCAAGGAGGCCGTCCCCGGGCGCGCCGTGGTGCTTCAGACGCAGAGGGGCCGCGAGGTGGCCCGCCTCGATCTCGAGCGCCTGCGCCCGACGCAGCGATACGTCTTCTTGCACCGCGCCGATCTGGTCGACATGCTGGCCGGCATCGCCCGCCGCGCCAACGTCAGCTTCGAATTCGCGACACCCGTGGCCAGCGTGCGGCCCGGCCCGGTGCCGCAGGTGCAGCTGCAGGGCGGGGGAACCCGGCAGGCCGAGGTGGTGATCGCGGCCGATGGCATCCATTCCGTGGCCCGTCCCGTCCTGAACGGCGCCGATGGCGCCGCCTTTACCGGCCAGGTGGCGTGGCGGGCGCTGGTGGAGAATACGGTGGGCCACCCTGCAGAGGCGCGCGTCGGCATGGGGCCGGGACGCCACGTTGTCAGCTACCCTGTGCGGGGGGGACGCCTCGTCAACCTCGTCGCGGTGGAGGAGCGCGAAAGCTGGGCGGCCGAAGGCTGGAACCGCCCCGACGATCCTGCGCACCTGCGCGCCGCTTTCGCCGGTTTCTCGGGGCCGGCGGCGGACCTCATCGGCGCGGTGCGGGATGTGACGCTGTGGGGATTGCACCGGCACCCGGTGGCGCAGGTGTGGCAGCGCGACGGCGTGGCGCTTCTGGGGGATGCGGCCCATCCGACACTGCCGTTCCTCGCTCAGGGTGCCAACATGGCGCTGGAAGATGCGTGGGTACTGGCCGGTTTGCTGGCCGAACGGGGGCAGGCGGGGCTGGCCGCGTACCAGTCGGCACGCCACGCGCGGGTGGAGCGTGTGATCCGCGCGGCATCGCGCAACGCGTGGCGCTACCACCTGCGCCCCGGACCGATCCGCCTTGCCGCACACGCCGGGCTAAGCGCCGTCAGCCGCGTCGCCCCCGGCCTGATGGTGGGGGCGTTCGACTGGCTTTACGGTTACGACGTGACCCGGCCCTGA
- a CDS encoding apolipoprotein acyltransferase encodes MIVIVLALVGAGIGAMTARKRAGNGKDVAQYAAGYAIAFAIVGMILTVLVDRMLVG; translated from the coding sequence ATGATCGTAATCGTTTTGGCGCTTGTCGGGGCCGGTATCGGCGCAATGACCGCGCGCAAACGGGCCGGCAACGGCAAGGATGTCGCACAATACGCCGCCGGCTATGCCATTGCGTTTGCAATCGTCGGGATGATCCTGACGGTGCTCGTGGACCGGATGCTGGTGGGCTGA
- a CDS encoding AAA family ATPase — protein sequence MKFQGTADYVATEDLTVAVNAAVTLERPLLVKGEPGTGKTELALQVSSALGLRMIEWNIKSTTRAQQGLYEYDAVSRLRDSQLGEERVHDVKNYIRKGKLWEAFDADEKVVLLIDEIDKADIEFPNDLLQELDKMEFHVYETGETIKARHRPIVIITSNNEKELPDAFLRRCFFHYIRFPDIDTLKKIVEVHHPGIKENLLTTALTQFYEIRDQAGLKKKPSTSEVLDWLKLLLAEDMDAADLKKDGTTALPKLHGALLKNEQDVHLFERLAFMARGQR from the coding sequence ATGAAATTTCAAGGCACCGCCGATTACGTCGCGACCGAAGATCTGACCGTCGCGGTAAACGCCGCCGTGACGTTGGAACGCCCTCTGCTGGTCAAGGGCGAGCCGGGCACGGGCAAGACGGAACTCGCCTTGCAGGTCTCGTCGGCACTCGGTCTGCGGATGATCGAATGGAACATCAAGTCCACCACGCGCGCCCAGCAAGGGCTTTATGAATACGACGCGGTCAGCCGTCTGCGCGACAGCCAGCTGGGCGAAGAGCGGGTCCACGACGTCAAGAACTACATCCGCAAGGGCAAGCTCTGGGAAGCTTTCGATGCCGACGAAAAGGTGGTCCTGCTGATCGACGAAATCGACAAGGCGGACATCGAGTTCCCCAATGACCTGTTGCAGGAATTGGACAAGATGGAATTCCACGTCTACGAGACCGGCGAGACGATCAAGGCGCGCCACCGGCCGATCGTCATCATCACCTCGAACAACGAGAAGGAATTGCCCGACGCCTTCCTGCGGCGCTGCTTCTTCCATTACATCCGCTTCCCGGACATCGACACGCTGAAAAAGATCGTCGAGGTGCATCACCCCGGCATCAAGGAGAACCTGCTCACCACCGCGCTGACCCAGTTCTACGAGATCCGGGATCAGGCGGGATTGAAGAAGAAGCCGTCGACGTCCGAAGTGCTCGACTGGCTCAAGCTGTTGCTGGCCGAGGACATGGATGCCGCCGATCTCAAGAAGGACGGCACCACCGCCCTGCCGAAACTGCACGGCGCGCTCTTGAAGAACGAGCAGGACGTCCACCTGTTCGAGCGGCTCGCCTTCATGGCGCGCGGCCAGCGCTGA
- a CDS encoding DUF2927 domain-containing protein: MRGRLVLPLVLLLNACVPASNPDVATRAAIGTSHSSLPPMKNFATSLPEAPVRSNNDLALDFIELSFQMESGRTLPVLTRFETPITLRVTGTPPATLMPDLRRLMARLRNEARIDISETRSDTAHITIQAVTREDIRRVLPQAACFVAPNVSSIEEYRTARRQPKTNWTLLKTREKIAVFLPNDASPQEVRDCLHEELAQALGPLNDLYRLPDSVFNDDNVHTVLTGFDMLILRAYYDPALRSGMTRGQVAAALPAILSRINPQGARQPARYATRTPPEWSRAIQTALGRSISFTSRQTAAHEGIRIATAMGWEDHRRAFAHYAMGRVMQSTDPELAQKHYLIADRYYALTPGTRLHRAYVATQLSAYAITKGDGARALRLIAPHVQTAMQSENAALLSTLLLLRAEALELEGRPAEASGVRLDSVGWARYGFGPDWAVRAKLREIASLNPLKGS, from the coding sequence GTGAGAGGGCGGCTCGTCCTGCCGCTGGTGTTGCTGCTGAACGCCTGCGTCCCCGCCTCCAACCCGGATGTCGCCACCCGCGCGGCGATCGGCACGTCGCACAGCAGCCTGCCGCCGATGAAAAACTTCGCCACCAGTCTGCCGGAGGCGCCGGTCCGTTCGAACAATGATCTGGCGCTTGATTTCATCGAATTGTCTTTCCAGATGGAAAGCGGGCGCACCCTGCCCGTGCTGACCCGCTTCGAGACACCGATCACCCTGCGCGTCACCGGAACGCCGCCGGCGACCCTGATGCCCGACCTGCGGCGTCTGATGGCACGGCTGCGCAACGAGGCGCGCATCGACATCTCGGAGACCCGGTCGGACACGGCGCATATCACCATCCAGGCCGTCACCCGCGAGGACATCCGGCGGGTGCTGCCGCAGGCCGCCTGTTTCGTTGCACCCAACGTGTCGTCGATCGAGGAATACCGCACGGCGCGACGCCAGCCAAAGACGAACTGGACGCTGTTGAAAACGCGCGAGAAAATCGCCGTCTTCCTGCCCAATGACGCCAGTCCGCAAGAAGTCCGCGATTGCCTGCACGAGGAATTGGCGCAGGCGCTGGGGCCGCTCAACGACCTCTATCGCCTGCCGGATTCGGTGTTCAACGACGACAACGTCCACACCGTCCTGACCGGTTTCGACATGCTGATCCTGCGCGCCTACTACGACCCCGCGCTGCGGTCGGGCATGACACGGGGACAAGTGGCCGCTGCCTTGCCGGCGATCCTTTCGCGGATCAACCCGCAGGGCGCGCGCCAGCCCGCGCGATACGCCACGCGCACCCCGCCGGAATGGAGCCGCGCCATCCAGACGGCCCTGGGGCGCTCCATCTCCTTCACCAGCAGGCAGACCGCCGCACACGAGGGCATTCGCATCGCCACCGCCATGGGCTGGGAAGACCACCGACGCGCCTTTGCCCACTATGCCATGGGCCGCGTGATGCAATCGACCGATCCCGAACTGGCGCAAAAACACTACCTGATCGCGGACCGCTACTATGCGCTCACGCCGGGCACCCGGCTGCACAGGGCCTACGTGGCAACGCAGCTTTCCGCCTATGCGATCACCAAGGGCGACGGCGCCCGCGCCCTGCGGCTGATCGCCCCGCATGTGCAGACCGCCATGCAGTCGGAAAACGCCGCGCTGCTGTCCACGCTGCTGCTGCTGCGCGCCGAGGCGCTGGAACTGGAAGGCCGCCCCGCGGAGGCCAGTGGCGTCAGGCTGGACAGTGTGGGCTGGGCGCGTTACGGGTTTGGGCCAGACTGGGCCGTGCGGGCCAAGCTGCGCGAGATCGCGTCACTCAACCCGCTGAAAGGCTCGTAG